The Salvelinus alpinus chromosome 35, SLU_Salpinus.1, whole genome shotgun sequence genome window below encodes:
- the LOC139564097 gene encoding CD83 antigen-like, with translation PHTLFSQLGEEPYNKESGLLMKRLSPNSTTQWYVGLEREVELLADDSFDIFLPNVTAVDSGRYKCLLAAPVGEQNQEGQVHLRVTGCLDNKSTDQSEESNTILVLSIVGLVAALLTISYVTVTNMLLQRSKKNPQEQLLDAPFEKKDLMLIYTLGPNWSGQASIKHVCV, from the exons CCTCACACCCTCTTCTCCCAGCTGGGTGAGGAGCCCTATAATAAGGAGTCTGGTCTATTGATGAAGAGGCTATCACCTAACAGCACCACCCAATGGTACGTCGGTCTGGAGCGTGAAGTGGAACTTTTGGCTGACGATTCTTTCGATATCTTCCTGCCCAATGTAACGGCTGTTGATAGTGGGAGGTACAAGTGTCTCCTGGCAGCACCTGTAGGAGAGCAGAACCAGGAGGGGCAGGTTCACCTCAGAGTGACAG GTTGCCTTGACAATAAGTCCACAGACCAATCAGAAGAAAGCAATACCATCCTAGTTCTTTCCATTGTGGGGCTTGTGGCAGCATTGCTCACCATCAGCTAT GTAACCGTTACGAATATGTTACTACAAAGGAGCAAGAAGAATCCACAAGAACAACTTCTAGATGCACCCTTTGAGAAGAAGGATTTAATGTTGATCTACACTCTGGGGCCAAACTGGTCGGGACAGGCTTCCATAAaacatgtctgtgtgtga